Proteins co-encoded in one Rubrobacter aplysinae genomic window:
- a CDS encoding AAA family ATPase, with protein MNLERLYIQNYKQLREPIELRPPEGAIGVIGANGTGKSSLFESILWAFFGTRSGDQRISNALIPWSGGSTKDPTVVEATLSIGGRPYTVRRQLRSGQTTAEAKDPDGSVVVSGASDVTKWAQAHLLGMDRTAFEATFFARQKELKFFAQDDGISRVRRVSRMLGINSVEDAQKLLRDDRNGLRAEARSIESRLEEADVEGHRRELEEAQTESGRIEEELEKVSTRHDEAAAELEADRQKRRALEESYRKHVEATNRLRQAGGERDRAADRAENARKTLAELSEAESELSGLKPEAERLPGVEEELAWLEEERQKAERLERAREERKESQTALARAESGLWKTLDGLDDPERPEPLSGWNDLFGLEGERFFAESVRVLGLAAGELDSAEGRLSGLERLREDHAALSESRAESERLRERHEAAQTEVERLEAEIGELSGGEDLEEREKALREEAETLRELSANRRGTANSLEQEAKNVEKAREAIERGAEEHCPTCHRPFDEGEQDEILESLTRQASGTRNRAEKSREEAARHAADAERAEERLQRVGGLLKRWRGLREELSSARSTVSDRRESLAEAQKRVSELEESLAGEEPPEEEHLTEARACCEELRALRDALPGVKSLAREHEEQSRRLEKVKTEIQSLSEVAYDAEAHRAKQQEKTRLERAAGRAEELERRLATRPQVEETLAEAEKGQREAEDRAEAVKTELAELAFDEREYAAAGERVTESEKRVAELRDERERLGGEWKDADNRIGRAKAELKRLDDDRKLANRRSAEAARMDEMDGLFTEFFRGLTSRVRPALEAEASDLIRELTDGRYESMEFDDNYRVKLVDRFDDSYPVERFSGGEADVASLSARVALSKIIAQKSTESLGFLVLDEVFGSLDADRRSNVLMALERLKRSFGQIFIISHVGEVQESALMDEVWNLEEDDEGRSTVKRVEQGTGAGEVAEALG; from the coding sequence TTGAACCTCGAACGGCTGTACATCCAGAACTACAAGCAGCTCCGGGAGCCGATCGAGCTGAGGCCGCCGGAGGGTGCTATAGGCGTGATCGGGGCCAACGGCACCGGCAAGTCCAGCCTGTTCGAGAGCATCCTGTGGGCCTTCTTCGGCACCCGCTCGGGAGACCAACGTATCTCCAATGCTCTGATCCCCTGGTCCGGCGGCTCCACCAAGGACCCGACCGTCGTCGAGGCTACGCTCTCCATCGGCGGCCGCCCCTACACCGTCCGCCGCCAGCTAAGGAGCGGCCAGACCACCGCCGAGGCGAAGGACCCGGACGGCTCCGTAGTCGTGAGCGGGGCGTCGGACGTGACGAAGTGGGCCCAGGCGCACCTGCTGGGGATGGACCGCACGGCGTTCGAGGCGACGTTCTTCGCCCGTCAGAAGGAGCTAAAGTTCTTCGCCCAGGACGACGGCATAAGCCGGGTGCGCCGCGTCAGCCGCATGCTCGGCATCAACAGCGTCGAGGACGCCCAGAAGCTCCTGCGCGACGACCGCAACGGCCTGCGCGCCGAGGCCCGGAGCATCGAGTCCCGCCTCGAGGAGGCCGACGTCGAGGGCCACAGGCGGGAGCTGGAAGAGGCCCAGACCGAGTCGGGGCGCATAGAGGAGGAGCTAGAGAAAGTATCGACCCGACACGACGAGGCCGCCGCAGAGCTAGAAGCAGACCGCCAGAAGCGCCGCGCGCTGGAGGAGAGCTACCGCAAGCACGTCGAGGCGACGAACCGGTTGCGCCAGGCCGGGGGCGAGCGGGATCGCGCCGCCGACCGCGCCGAGAACGCCCGCAAGACCCTCGCCGAACTCTCCGAGGCCGAGAGTGAGCTATCCGGGCTCAAGCCCGAGGCTGAGAGACTGCCCGGCGTCGAGGAGGAGCTTGCGTGGCTGGAGGAGGAGCGCCAGAAGGCCGAGCGTCTGGAGCGCGCCAGAGAGGAGCGCAAGGAGTCCCAGACCGCCCTGGCCCGCGCCGAGTCCGGGCTGTGGAAGACGCTTGACGGTCTCGACGACCCCGAGCGCCCCGAGCCGCTGTCCGGCTGGAACGACCTGTTCGGGCTGGAAGGCGAGCGGTTCTTCGCGGAGTCCGTGCGAGTCCTGGGACTGGCCGCCGGGGAGCTGGATAGCGCCGAGGGGCGCTTATCCGGGCTGGAGCGGCTGCGGGAGGATCACGCCGCCCTCTCCGAATCCCGGGCCGAGTCCGAGAGGCTCCGGGAGCGCCACGAGGCCGCGCAGACGGAGGTCGAGAGGCTGGAGGCTGAGATCGGGGAGCTCTCCGGCGGCGAGGACCTGGAGGAGCGGGAGAAGGCCCTGCGCGAGGAGGCCGAGACGCTGCGCGAGCTTTCGGCGAACCGCCGGGGGACGGCAAACTCCCTGGAGCAGGAGGCGAAGAACGTCGAGAAGGCCCGCGAGGCCATAGAGCGCGGCGCCGAGGAACACTGCCCCACCTGTCACCGCCCCTTCGACGAGGGCGAGCAGGACGAGATCCTGGAGAGCCTCACCCGCCAGGCCTCCGGCACGAGAAACAGGGCCGAGAAGAGCCGCGAGGAGGCCGCCCGCCACGCCGCCGACGCCGAGCGCGCCGAGGAGCGGCTGCAGAGGGTGGGCGGCCTCCTCAAGCGCTGGCGCGGGCTGCGCGAGGAGCTCTCCAGCGCCCGCAGCACGGTCTCGGATCGCAGGGAGTCGCTGGCCGAAGCCCAGAAACGCGTCTCCGAGCTCGAAGAGTCACTCGCCGGCGAGGAGCCGCCGGAGGAAGAGCATCTGACGGAAGCTCGCGCCTGCTGCGAGGAGCTCCGGGCGCTGCGCGACGCGCTCCCCGGAGTAAAGAGCCTCGCCCGCGAGCACGAGGAGCAGTCCAGGCGGCTGGAGAAGGTAAAGACGGAGATACAGTCCCTCTCGGAGGTGGCCTACGACGCCGAGGCTCACCGCGCCAAGCAGCAGGAGAAGACCCGCCTCGAGCGTGCCGCCGGCCGCGCCGAGGAGCTGGAGCGCCGCCTCGCCACCCGCCCGCAGGTAGAAGAGACGCTGGCCGAGGCCGAGAAGGGGCAGCGGGAGGCAGAGGATCGGGCGGAGGCCGTAAAGACCGAGCTTGCGGAGCTAGCCTTCGACGAGAGGGAGTACGCCGCCGCCGGAGAGCGGGTCACGGAGTCCGAGAAGCGGGTGGCGGAGCTGCGCGATGAGCGCGAGCGACTCGGCGGCGAGTGGAAGGACGCCGACAACCGCATCGGGCGAGCCAAGGCCGAGCTAAAGCGCCTCGACGACGACCGCAAGCTGGCGAACCGCCGCAGCGCCGAGGCCGCCCGCATGGACGAGATGGACGGGCTGTTCACCGAGTTCTTCCGTGGGCTGACCTCCCGCGTGAGGCCGGCGCTGGAGGCGGAGGCCTCCGATCTCATCCGCGAGCTAACCGACGGTCGTTACGAAAGCATGGAGTTCGACGACAACTATCGGGTCAAGCTCGTGGACCGCTTCGACGACTCCTACCCCGTCGAGCGGTTCTCGGGCGGAGAGGCCGACGTCGCGAGCCTGTCGGCGCGGGTCGCGCTGTCCAAGATCATCGCCCAGAAGAGCACCGAGTCTCTAGGCTTCCTCGTGCTCGACGAGGTCTTCGGCAGCCTGGACGCCGACCGGCGCTCGAACGTGCTAATGGCGCTGGAGCGACTCAAACGCTCCTTCGGCCAGATCTTCATCATCTCCCACGTCGGCGAGGTGCAAGAGTCCGCCCTGATGGACGAGGTGTGGAACCTCGAGGAGGACGATGAGGGCCGCTCCACGGTCAAGCGCGTCGAGCAGGGTACGGGCGCGGGAGAAGTCGCGGAGGCCCTGGGCTAG
- a CDS encoding MOSC domain-containing protein: protein MTRDETEAVASLLSLNAGLPAPLDNRGKAVQSGFVKSPVQGKVWLSRTGLAGDGQADLKAHGGPEKAACVYPLEHYPYWAERLGRELPPAAFGENFSTQGLTEPGVCIGDVFRVGEAAVQVSQPRRPCYKLAARYGERELALRVQQSSLTGFYFRVLEEGRVAAGDELYLVERPAPEAPVSEANRIMHHDEDDLEATERLLGVEELSLSWRRTFEKRLTGEEEDTAPRLSGPQPG, encoded by the coding sequence TTGACGCGAGACGAGACGGAGGCTGTGGCGAGTCTACTCTCCCTGAACGCCGGGCTGCCCGCGCCGCTCGATAACCGCGGCAAAGCGGTCCAGAGTGGCTTCGTGAAGAGCCCGGTTCAGGGTAAGGTGTGGCTCTCCCGGACCGGGCTCGCGGGCGACGGACAGGCGGATCTCAAGGCCCACGGCGGCCCGGAGAAGGCGGCCTGCGTCTACCCTCTGGAACACTACCCGTACTGGGCGGAGAGGCTCGGGCGGGAACTCCCGCCGGCGGCTTTCGGCGAGAACTTCTCCACGCAGGGCCTTACCGAGCCCGGCGTCTGCATCGGCGACGTGTTCCGCGTCGGGGAGGCGGCGGTGCAGGTCAGCCAGCCGCGCAGGCCCTGCTACAAGCTGGCCGCCCGTTATGGCGAGAGAGAGCTCGCACTCCGGGTACAGCAGTCCAGTCTCACGGGCTTCTATTTCCGGGTGCTAGAGGAGGGCCGGGTCGCGGCGGGAGACGAACTGTACCTGGTGGAGCGGCCCGCGCCGGAGGCCCCGGTCTCAGAGGCGAACCGGATAATGCACCACGACGAGGACGACCTGGAGGCCACGGAGCGGCTGCTCGGAGTCGAGGAGCTGTCCCTCTCCTGGCGGCGCACCTTCGAGAAGCGTCTCACCGGTGAGGAAGAGGATACCGCGCCGCGGCTCTCGGGTCCTCAGCCCGGCTAG
- a CDS encoding type II toxin-antitoxin system VapC family toxin has protein sequence MRYLLDTDAAIALIKGRREATRWLAERAPSSVVLSGVTKAELYYGARKSEWVEHNLEVLRRFFKPFASQPFDDRAAEEYGVIRADLERAGTPIGPNDLLIAALARSRDLSLVSLNAREFGRVAGLRVVDFTVTEGF, from the coding sequence ATGAGGTATCTGCTGGATACGGATGCCGCCATAGCCCTGATCAAAGGCCGACGAGAGGCTACGCGCTGGTTGGCGGAGCGTGCGCCCTCCTCCGTGGTTCTGAGCGGCGTAACCAAGGCCGAGCTATACTACGGGGCCCGGAAGAGCGAGTGGGTCGAGCACAACTTGGAGGTCTTGCGCAGGTTCTTCAAGCCTTTCGCCAGCCAGCCCTTCGACGATCGCGCCGCCGAGGAGTACGGGGTGATCCGGGCGGATCTCGAAAGAGCTGGAACGCCCATCGGGCCCAACGATCTGCTTATAGCCGCGCTTGCCCGCTCCCGGGATCTTTCGCTCGTGAGCCTTAACGCGCGCGAGTTTGGGCGCGTGGCCGGTCTGCGGGTGGTGGATTTTACGGTTACGGAGGGTTTCTGA
- a CDS encoding PH domain-containing protein yields MSSDPESHPEREEPHEADPDSGPEPGGVSGVESGAEVSVGPSRLHPAAMIISALRSARQWAGAAAIPGVAALFSGGLRPTTLLLVMLGVAVLVVGAGAWGFLSWRATTYSVSGPAFYLRRGVLQKSERTIPLDHVQSVDTVRGVVQRIFGVVELRVETAGGGVEESDASLPALSRASAAELRRAIEGGVVEPAGDEESGPREIRRLLSRELLIAGATSGQIGVALSVVAVGSQIFDEFFTEGFVRRLYDSLAPSSVTAVLVVAIAIGVFAWLLAIAGTVLAYAGFTLSRDEEFLYIRRGLLEKREATIPLARIQAVQLVEGILRQPLGLVMLRVESAGYGGSESGVSTTLFPLLPRRAAPDFLRDAVPEFSGALTAASLKRPPPRSLRRYVFRALAPAAVLLALALTSFYASGLSLPAWSYPAALLLLALSALLGWLRHRDAGWSYAAGCVVLRSRALARTTALAPRRKLQSRSSVSNPLQRRAGLAHLRVRVASGSGGAEFGVQDLEDHDARELVSWLGPVRL; encoded by the coding sequence ATGAGCTCTGATCCGGAGAGCCACCCGGAGAGGGAGGAGCCCCACGAGGCGGACCCGGATTCCGGCCCGGAGCCCGGCGGTGTATCCGGTGTAGAGAGCGGCGCAGAGGTCTCGGTCGGGCCCTCCCGCCTGCACCCGGCGGCCATGATCATCTCCGCCTTGAGATCCGCCCGTCAGTGGGCCGGGGCCGCCGCGATACCGGGCGTGGCGGCGCTGTTTAGCGGCGGGCTCCGGCCCACCACCCTGTTGCTGGTGATGCTCGGGGTCGCCGTGCTGGTGGTCGGGGCGGGAGCCTGGGGGTTTTTATCCTGGCGCGCCACGACCTACAGCGTCTCGGGCCCGGCCTTCTACCTGCGCCGCGGCGTCTTGCAGAAAAGCGAGCGGACTATACCGCTGGATCACGTCCAGTCCGTGGATACGGTGCGGGGCGTCGTGCAGCGCATCTTCGGCGTCGTGGAGTTGCGGGTGGAGACCGCCGGAGGCGGGGTGGAGGAGTCCGACGCCTCGCTCCCCGCCCTGAGTCGGGCCTCGGCCGCGGAGCTGCGCCGCGCCATAGAGGGTGGAGTCGTAGAGCCCGCCGGGGACGAGGAGAGTGGTCCGCGCGAGATAAGACGTCTCCTCTCCCGGGAGCTCCTTATAGCGGGCGCGACGAGCGGCCAGATCGGGGTCGCCCTCTCCGTCGTCGCGGTCGGCTCCCAGATCTTCGACGAGTTCTTTACCGAGGGTTTTGTCCGGCGGCTGTACGACTCTCTCGCCCCGAGCTCCGTAACGGCCGTGCTCGTCGTGGCGATCGCCATAGGGGTGTTCGCCTGGCTGCTGGCTATAGCGGGCACGGTGCTGGCCTACGCGGGCTTCACCCTCTCCCGCGACGAGGAGTTCCTGTATATCCGGCGCGGCCTGCTGGAGAAGCGGGAGGCTACTATCCCGCTCGCCCGCATCCAGGCCGTGCAGCTGGTGGAAGGCATCCTGCGCCAGCCGCTCGGCCTCGTCATGCTCCGGGTGGAGAGCGCGGGCTACGGCGGCAGCGAGTCCGGCGTCTCGACCACGCTTTTCCCGCTCCTGCCGCGCCGCGCCGCGCCGGATTTCCTGCGGGACGCCGTGCCGGAGTTCTCGGGCGCGCTCACCGCGGCTTCCCTGAAGAGGCCGCCTCCACGCTCCCTGCGCCGCTACGTGTTCCGGGCGCTCGCGCCGGCCGCCGTCCTTCTCGCGTTAGCGCTAACCTCGTTCTACGCCTCCGGGCTCTCCCTACCGGCCTGGTCGTACCCCGCCGCCCTCTTGCTGCTCGCGCTCTCCGCGCTCCTGGGCTGGCTGCGCCACCGGGATGCGGGCTGGAGCTACGCTGCCGGGTGTGTGGTGCTCCGCTCGCGCGCCCTGGCCCGCACCACGGCGCTCGCCCCGCGCCGCAAGCTCCAGTCCCGGAGCTCCGTTTCCAACCCCCTGCAACGCAGGGCGGGTCTCGCCCACCTGCGGGTCCGGGTCGCCTCCGGCTCGGGCGGCGCGGAGTTCGGGGTGCAGGACCTCGAGGACCACGACGCCAGGGAGCTCGTATCCTGGCTTGGTCCCGTCCGGCTCTAA
- a CDS encoding PH domain-containing protein has product MKDAPSERLDHRARLLWRITGAVQTLLIVLLSGGVIGGLFFGAGAPLYLWTIPAALTALAVLTLVVAIPTLRWRRWRYEIRSDEVDLQRGIVWVSRTLVPLARIQHVDTRTGPLERGLGLATVVFYTAAGPNQIPELSAPVAGEVRDRIAELAREQDEL; this is encoded by the coding sequence TTGAAGGACGCGCCCTCCGAGCGGCTAGATCACCGCGCCCGGCTTCTGTGGCGGATCACGGGCGCGGTCCAGACGCTTCTTATCGTGCTGCTCTCCGGTGGTGTTATCGGGGGGCTCTTCTTCGGTGCGGGCGCGCCTTTGTACCTGTGGACGATCCCCGCCGCCCTTACCGCCCTCGCGGTACTTACCCTGGTGGTCGCCATACCGACCCTCAGGTGGCGGCGGTGGCGGTACGAGATCCGGTCGGACGAGGTGGACCTGCAGCGCGGCATCGTGTGGGTGAGCCGGACCCTGGTGCCGCTCGCCCGCATCCAGCACGTGGACACCCGCACGGGGCCGCTGGAGCGCGGGCTCGGGCTCGCGACGGTCGTGTTCTATACGGCGGCCGGCCCGAACCAGATTCCGGAGCTCTCCGCGCCCGTGGCCGGAGAGGTGCGCGACCGCATAGCAGAGCTTGCCCGGGAGCAGGATGAGCTCTGA
- the rlmN gene encoding 23S rRNA (adenine(2503)-C(2))-methyltransferase RlmN produces MSKVSSRIEEFLPEVGEVLSERGEPGFRLGQAYRALTVGLARDWEEATDLPKDLRAALNEEAPATVLSLKGVARATDGTRKYLFETHDGHSIETVMIPEGGRHTVCISTQIGCPMACTFCATGLLGISRNLKRREIAEQVLTVSRDIAPERVSNVVVMGMGEPFLNYNELIESLRVLNDSGGLNLAARSIAVSTSGLVDKIRRYTDEPEQFHLAISLHTPFEEERKRIMPVASRHSIPEVMDAARYFVDETRRKLFFEYTLLEGVNDSMKHATALAELLDHPLYHLNLLRFNWTDTGYAATSRAGARAFLGRAKELGLSATLRPSRGEDIDAACGQLAAKGMGDLEQVGLGVALSPGASVGSGGSVGSGGSGGG; encoded by the coding sequence GTGTCGAAGGTCTCATCGAGGATCGAAGAGTTTCTGCCGGAGGTAGGAGAGGTGCTGTCCGAGAGAGGGGAGCCCGGCTTCCGGCTCGGACAGGCGTACCGGGCGCTGACTGTCGGGCTGGCGCGGGACTGGGAGGAGGCCACGGACCTCCCAAAGGACCTGCGCGCCGCGCTAAACGAGGAGGCGCCGGCGACCGTGCTCTCGCTAAAGGGCGTGGCCCGGGCCACCGACGGCACCCGCAAGTACCTCTTCGAGACCCACGACGGCCACTCCATAGAGACGGTCATGATCCCGGAAGGGGGCCGTCACACGGTGTGTATCTCCACCCAGATCGGCTGCCCGATGGCCTGCACCTTCTGCGCCACGGGGCTGCTCGGGATCAGCCGCAACCTCAAGCGGCGTGAGATCGCCGAGCAGGTCCTGACCGTCTCCCGCGACATCGCGCCCGAGCGGGTGTCGAACGTCGTGGTCATGGGCATGGGTGAGCCGTTCCTGAACTACAACGAGCTCATAGAGTCGCTGCGGGTCCTGAACGACTCCGGTGGACTTAACCTCGCGGCGCGCTCCATCGCCGTCTCGACCAGCGGGCTGGTGGACAAGATAAGACGCTACACCGACGAGCCCGAGCAGTTTCACCTCGCGATCTCGCTCCACACCCCCTTCGAGGAGGAGCGGAAGAGGATCATGCCCGTCGCCTCCCGCCACTCCATCCCGGAGGTGATGGACGCCGCCCGCTACTTCGTGGACGAGACCCGCCGCAAGCTGTTCTTCGAGTACACGCTGCTCGAAGGGGTGAACGACTCCATGAAGCACGCCACGGCGCTGGCGGAGCTTCTGGATCACCCGCTGTATCATCTGAACCTCTTGCGCTTCAACTGGACGGATACCGGGTACGCCGCGACCTCCCGCGCCGGTGCCCGCGCCTTTCTCGGGCGCGCCAAGGAGCTCGGGCTCTCGGCCACGCTGCGCCCGAGCCGGGGCGAGGACATAGACGCCGCCTGCGGCCAGCTCGCGGCCAAGGGGATGGGGGATCTGGAGCAGGTGGGCCTCGGGGTCGCGCTGTCTCCGGGGGCCTCTGTCGGTTCCGGCGGTTCGGTAGGCTCGGGAGGTTCGGGCGGGGGTTGA
- a CDS encoding MarP family serine protease has protein sequence MDNGADGVDSGRGPLENETKGRRATGQLPQIPLNLNTLDLFIILFAVLLVIRGARTGFLAGAFSLAGVALGAILGSRLAPMLLSETEDPLFRAAITLACILAFAVLGDALARSAGRFVRARLTGPTTSAADGAGGAALGLALSLVLVWVGGLFALQLPPLATLQPSIERSQILQTLNQRMPSQVVAQAVAQFDPLPELQGPHANVPDPAAGIARDPQVLQAADSTVRVTGVACGYGVGGSGWVAAPETVVTNAHVVAGESVTRVQVAGSGPSLSAEVREFDRRNDIAILHVEGLDAAPLRTAVPRPGESAAVIGFPENGPLDVQPGRTGDTRRVLSGNAYNQGPVERDVTSFRVNVRSGNSGGPVVNGEGEVVSTIFASRADSGESGYGIPPSIVNSRLQEADNRSGPVSTGPCAA, from the coding sequence GTGGATAACGGAGCTGACGGAGTAGACTCCGGCCGGGGGCCGTTGGAGAACGAGACGAAAGGCCGGCGAGCCACGGGCCAGTTGCCGCAGATCCCGCTAAACCTGAATACGCTCGACCTGTTCATAATCCTGTTCGCGGTCCTGCTGGTGATACGCGGCGCCCGCACCGGGTTCCTGGCGGGGGCGTTCTCGCTCGCCGGGGTCGCGCTCGGGGCGATACTGGGCTCCCGGCTCGCGCCGATGCTGCTCTCGGAGACGGAGGACCCGCTTTTCAGGGCCGCGATCACGCTCGCCTGCATCCTGGCTTTCGCGGTGCTCGGGGACGCGCTGGCGCGCTCGGCCGGACGCTTCGTGCGCGCCCGGCTCACCGGCCCGACCACCTCTGCAGCCGACGGCGCGGGCGGGGCCGCGCTCGGGCTCGCGCTCTCGCTGGTGCTCGTCTGGGTCGGGGGGCTCTTCGCCCTACAGTTGCCGCCGCTGGCGACCCTCCAGCCCTCGATAGAACGCTCCCAGATCCTCCAGACCCTCAATCAGCGCATGCCCTCTCAGGTGGTGGCCCAGGCCGTCGCCCAGTTCGACCCGCTGCCGGAGCTGCAGGGCCCGCACGCGAACGTACCGGACCCGGCGGCGGGCATCGCCCGCGACCCCCAGGTTCTCCAGGCCGCGGACAGCACCGTGCGGGTGACCGGGGTCGCCTGCGGCTACGGAGTCGGGGGCTCGGGCTGGGTCGCCGCCCCGGAGACCGTGGTTACCAACGCCCACGTCGTGGCCGGTGAGAGCGTCACCCGCGTGCAGGTGGCGGGCTCGGGCCCGAGCCTGTCCGCCGAGGTCCGGGAGTTCGACCGCAGAAACGACATAGCGATACTCCACGTCGAGGGGCTGGACGCCGCCCCGCTGCGGACCGCCGTCCCGCGCCCCGGCGAGTCCGCGGCGGTCATAGGCTTCCCCGAGAACGGGCCGCTCGACGTGCAGCCCGGACGTACCGGCGACACCCGGCGGGTACTCTCGGGCAACGCCTACAACCAGGGGCCAGTAGAGCGCGACGTTACCAGCTTCCGGGTAAACGTCCGATCCGGCAACTCCGGAGGACCGGTGGTGAACGGCGAGGGCGAGGTGGTCTCGACCATCTTCGCCAGCCGCGCCGACTCGGGCGAGTCCGGCTACGGCATCCCGCCGAGCATAGTCAACAGCCGGCTACAGGAGGCAGATAACCGCTCCGGCCCCGTCTCCACCGGCCCCTGCGCCGCGTAA
- a CDS encoding putative immunity protein encodes MRHERFKAAHRGGPLGPHEHLLLATWAADCAERVLPLFSGKRPRDDRPRRAIYTARAWVRGEATVGEARAASAEAHGAARDAPEGVARDAARATGHAVGSAHMADHAPEAATYALRAARAEGDAEAEGEREWQIEHLPEEIRMLIVDSPNPH; translated from the coding sequence ATGAGGCACGAACGCTTCAAGGCGGCTCATCGCGGGGGACCGCTTGGACCGCACGAGCATCTTCTGCTCGCAACCTGGGCGGCGGACTGCGCCGAGCGAGTGCTGCCGTTGTTCAGCGGGAAGCGTCCGCGGGACGACAGGCCCCGGAGGGCGATCTACACGGCGCGAGCCTGGGTGCGCGGGGAGGCCACCGTTGGCGAGGCACGGGCGGCGAGTGCCGAGGCGCACGGGGCCGCGCGGGATGCTCCTGAAGGTGTGGCGCGAGATGCCGCGCGAGCTACGGGCCACGCCGTGGGGAGCGCCCACATGGCCGATCACGCCCCGGAGGCTGCTACCTACGCCCTGCGAGCCGCCCGAGCGGAGGGGGACGCTGAGGCCGAAGGTGAGCGCGAGTGGCAGATCGAACACCTGCCCGAGGAAATCCGTATGCTCATCGTCGATTCGCCAAACCCGCACTAG
- a CDS encoding DUF4385 family protein, translated as MGYRFEGIDLREHPEEYRVGRGEQGVFHAEPYKSELLPLWGFKDEETARRASERIHERYLGYRDAEDFVGMDVARKFLQMGYTRARRYAKHVGGNKSRPREEEGAEKARAAEIFRDKWGEVTADPEYERLKELHLERYERNG; from the coding sequence ATGGGTTACAGGTTCGAGGGTATAGACTTGCGGGAGCATCCGGAGGAGTACCGGGTAGGGCGCGGCGAGCAGGGCGTGTTCCACGCCGAGCCGTACAAGTCGGAGCTTCTGCCTCTGTGGGGCTTCAAGGACGAGGAGACGGCGCGGCGGGCCTCCGAGCGCATCCACGAGCGGTATCTCGGGTATCGGGATGCGGAGGATTTCGTCGGGATGGACGTCGCGCGGAAGTTCTTGCAGATGGGCTATACAAGAGCCAGACGCTACGCGAAGCACGTCGGCGGCAACAAGAGCCGGCCCCGGGAAGAGGAGGGCGCGGAAAAGGCGCGGGCGGCGGAGATCTTCCGGGACAAGTGGGGCGAGGTGACGGCGGACCCGGAGTACGAGCGCCTCAAGGAGCTCCACCTGGAGCGTTACGAGCGCAACGGTTAG
- a CDS encoding TetR/AcrR family transcriptional regulator, whose amino-acid sequence MGRPAGGVESRTEAKRGQILAGARRVFLRGGFAAASMDVISDEAQVSKRTLYSYYQSKEELFTDVLRGLTVENPRTRVLGFVQGVRPGSSGELREALSGLAEKLIATMMDPDYLALLRTIIADSHRFPQLGEVFRSTVPEVGIRAGSDMIRRSQENGVAVQGDPEVMMRMFIGPLLTYALTGGLLNPGEPEPPAPEKIEEIVGLYMKAISYEREPERSEE is encoded by the coding sequence TTGGGTAGGCCGGCAGGCGGGGTCGAGAGCAGGACGGAGGCCAAGCGGGGTCAGATCCTGGCCGGGGCCAGGAGGGTGTTCTTGCGAGGAGGTTTCGCGGCGGCGAGCATGGACGTGATCTCCGACGAGGCGCAGGTTTCCAAGCGTACCCTGTATTCCTATTACCAGAGCAAGGAAGAGCTTTTCACGGACGTCCTGCGAGGGCTCACCGTCGAGAACCCGCGAACCCGGGTACTCGGTTTCGTGCAGGGTGTACGGCCGGGGAGCTCCGGGGAGTTACGGGAGGCACTCTCGGGTCTGGCGGAAAAGCTGATCGCGACCATGATGGACCCGGACTATCTGGCTTTGCTGCGCACCATCATCGCCGACTCCCACCGCTTCCCGCAGCTCGGTGAGGTCTTCCGCTCCACGGTCCCCGAGGTAGGGATCAGGGCAGGCAGCGACATGATCCGGCGCTCCCAGGAGAATGGGGTGGCGGTCCAGGGCGACCCGGAGGTCATGATGCGCATGTTTATAGGGCCGCTGCTCACCTATGCCCTGACCGGGGGGTTGCTCAATCCCGGAGAGCCGGAACCACCCGCGCCAGAGAAGATCGAGGAGATAGTCGGTCTGTACATGAAGGCGATCTCATACGAGAGAGAGCCGGAGAGGAGCGAAGAATGA